In one Watersipora subatra chromosome 6, tzWatSuba1.1, whole genome shotgun sequence genomic region, the following are encoded:
- the LOC137398990 gene encoding uncharacterized protein, which yields MSGHTEMVESLLISLSVEQRVSLLNIQNISLDTALHWATYEGHTAALQTMLTSIPPDKVSALLSIKNSDSRTPLEEAESEGEKETVELLKSWKQPVIAAHAATYQKFAALHKADNQKSKALTNQGEELAESKQQIGALQEEDNCKTTELANQRAELTKLKEELVESKQQIVDLQEADNRKTAGDFFIFC from the exons ATGAGTGGACATACAGAGATGGTAGAGTCTCTACTGATCAGCCTGTCAGTAGAGCAACGAGTCTCCCTGCTCAACATACAGAATATCAGCCTAGACACAGCACTGCACTGGGCAACCTACGAGGGACACACAGCAGCTCTACAGACTATGCTGACCTCCATCCCTCCTGATAAAGTCTCTGCTCTCCTCAGTATAAAGAACAGTGACAGTAGAACTCCTCTGGAGGAGGCAGAGTctgagggagagaaagagacagTAGAGCTGCTTAAGAGCTGGAAGCAGCCAGTAATAGCAG CCCATGCAGCCACTTACCAAAAATTCGCTGCCCTGCACAAAGCTGACAATCAAAAATCAAAAG CATTGACCAATCAGGGAGAGGAGCTAGCAGAGTCTAAGCAGCAGATTGGAGCCTTGCAGGAAGAAGATAATTGCAAGACAACAG AGTTGGCCAATCAGAGGGCGGAGTTGACCAAACTAAAAGAGGAGTTAGTGGAGTCTAAGCAGCAGATTGTAGATCTTCAGGAAGCAGATAATCGCAAGACAGCAGGtgacttttttattttctgttaa